The following are encoded together in the Arcticibacterium luteifluviistationis genome:
- a CDS encoding leucine-rich repeat domain-containing protein, translated as MKKIFTILTFYFIIHCSYGQCNTSDFQSLKDFYNVTLTDYWSTNASWAVIRDNSLPPANCTFQGIYGITSEVIAGEERVTGISFQNSYIPGVLSSSIGSLSELKTLTITGTMRDNPATALSGTIPVEMLNLTKLTKADLTNNALTGLVPDFGSLPLMANLSIIANSFQFGDLEPNFSSNQSISTFEYEYQSFDAQYWFQRAQVGDDVSVNTGISGANNQYQWKKNGSWLTGEANSSVLVPNIQESQFGNDKYQAIVTSSTIPGLSLTSPEIVILEDGVNCHPTDFAALKDLYNSAGGSSWYPQFMWNDIRENDTPPANCTFFGINLLESEKIDGAERITSFSNTSYQYGGFLPASIADMEHLEVFEIRNGNPPFWSPKITAIPAEIGSLTNLKKLVLSDLEIEGTIPSLAGLTSLEELDLGSNKLEGGIPAYLGNLTNLEKINLGSNKLSGSIPSNLLNLNDLQEFSVYGNDISGVVPDFSSLTQLSYLSIGENKFQFGDFETKLDDFNVAFSFNYNPQKKVGPDSYLRTNIGGSLTFEAVVSGDENTYQWYFDGSPLMGETNATLVLNNIQPSQIAKSYFCEINSDIVTDLTLQTGVFVPLKNGVNCSATDFAALKAFYEAAEGDNWRYNTGWEIITENATPPANCTFTGIFGTTKSEVNNEERIVALELQGNNLKGMLSPSLGDLSELTTLHMDGSYSGPGSSSNYISGSIPSTLGDLEKLTSVKLANQGLSGCFDYNLKKLCGQLTTAQFYNYLLDASWEDFCSSNAGVCPGTLPPCAESAVLVSMVDDVSSGQTNIDVKNSTGFIEASNKITGTAKATFSAGRYIYLKPGFIANSGTVFLAQNGGCD; from the coding sequence ATGAAAAAAATATTTACAATTTTAACATTCTATTTTATTATTCACTGTTCTTATGGGCAATGTAATACTTCAGACTTTCAGTCGCTAAAAGACTTTTATAATGTAACCCTTACAGACTATTGGAGTACTAATGCCAGTTGGGCTGTAATAAGAGATAATTCATTGCCACCCGCAAACTGTACCTTTCAAGGTATTTATGGAATCACTAGTGAGGTGATTGCCGGAGAAGAAAGAGTAACTGGGATATCATTTCAAAATAGCTACATACCTGGTGTTTTATCTAGTTCAATAGGAAGCCTCTCAGAACTTAAAACGCTAACGATAACTGGAACTATGAGGGATAATCCAGCTACAGCCTTAAGTGGTACTATACCTGTAGAGATGCTTAATCTTACTAAACTTACCAAAGCTGATTTAACTAATAATGCCTTGACAGGATTGGTTCCTGACTTTGGTTCCTTACCATTGATGGCTAATTTGAGTATCATTGCTAACTCTTTTCAGTTCGGTGATTTAGAACCCAACTTTAGTTCTAATCAATCCATTTCAACTTTTGAATATGAGTACCAAAGTTTTGATGCACAATATTGGTTTCAAAGGGCTCAGGTAGGAGATGATGTTTCCGTAAATACTGGAATCTCTGGTGCAAATAATCAATACCAATGGAAAAAGAATGGCTCATGGTTAACAGGAGAAGCTAACTCTTCTGTATTAGTTCCGAATATTCAGGAAAGTCAATTTGGCAATGATAAGTATCAAGCCATAGTAACGAGTAGCACTATTCCAGGGTTAAGCCTAACCTCTCCAGAGATAGTAATTCTTGAAGATGGGGTAAATTGTCATCCCACAGATTTTGCTGCTTTAAAAGACTTGTATAATTCGGCTGGTGGGAGTAGTTGGTACCCGCAATTTATGTGGAATGATATAAGAGAGAATGATACACCACCAGCAAACTGTACATTCTTTGGGATAAATTTATTGGAAAGTGAGAAAATTGACGGTGCGGAGCGAATAACCTCTTTTTCCAATACTAGTTACCAATATGGTGGCTTTTTGCCTGCCTCAATTGCTGATATGGAGCACTTGGAGGTATTTGAAATAAGGAATGGAAACCCTCCGTTTTGGTCTCCAAAGATTACAGCAATCCCTGCAGAAATCGGTTCACTAACCAATTTGAAGAAACTTGTATTGTCAGATCTAGAGATTGAAGGAACAATTCCTTCTTTAGCAGGTTTGACTTCTTTGGAAGAGTTGGATTTGGGAAGCAATAAGCTAGAAGGTGGTATTCCTGCTTATCTTGGAAATTTAACCAACCTTGAAAAAATAAACCTTGGTTCAAATAAATTAAGTGGCTCTATTCCATCTAACCTACTTAATTTAAACGACCTTCAAGAGTTTTCAGTATATGGTAATGACATATCCGGAGTAGTTCCCGATTTCTCAAGCTTGACTCAACTTAGCTATTTATCTATTGGTGAGAATAAATTTCAATTTGGAGATTTTGAAACGAAATTAGATGACTTTAATGTAGCGTTTTCCTTTAACTATAATCCACAGAAAAAAGTAGGTCCAGATTCCTATTTAAGAACTAACATAGGGGGAAGTCTTACTTTTGAAGCGGTAGTTTCTGGAGACGAAAATACTTATCAATGGTACTTTGATGGAAGCCCTTTAATGGGAGAAACTAATGCCACATTAGTTCTAAACAATATACAGCCATCTCAAATAGCTAAAAGTTATTTCTGTGAAATAAACAGCGATATTGTAACAGACTTGACTTTACAGACAGGAGTTTTTGTACCTCTTAAAAACGGCGTAAACTGTTCGGCGACAGATTTTGCAGCCTTGAAAGCTTTTTACGAAGCTGCGGAAGGGGATAATTGGAGATACAATACGGGCTGGGAAATTATAACAGAAAACGCAACTCCTCCGGCCAATTGTACTTTTACTGGCATTTTTGGAACTACCAAATCCGAAGTAAATAATGAAGAAAGAATAGTTGCTTTGGAGCTACAAGGAAATAACCTAAAAGGTATGCTGAGCCCTTCGCTCGGCGATCTTTCAGAACTTACCACGTTGCATATGGACGGGAGTTATTCGGGCCCAGGCTCTTCGAGTAATTACATCAGCGGTAGTATTCCAAGTACTTTGGGTGATTTAGAAAAGCTAACTTCTGTTAAACTTGCAAACCAGGGACTAAGTGGTTGTTTTGATTATAACCTTAAAAAACTCTGTGGCCAATTAACAACAGCCCAGTTTTACAACTATCTCTTAGACGCTAGTTGGGAGGACTTCTGTTCGTCCAATGCTGGTGTTTGTCCGGGCACTTTACCTCCATGTGCTGAAAGTGCAGTTTTAGTTAGCATGGTCGACGATGTTTCATCAGGGCAAACAAACATAGATGTTAAAAATAGCACAGGTTTTATAGAAGCTTCAAATAAGATTACGGGAACTGCGAAAGCCACTTTCTCGGCAGGGAGATACATTTATTTAAAACCTGGGTTTATTGCCAATAGCGGGACTGTGTTCTTGGCTCAGAATGGTGGGTGTGATTAA
- a CDS encoding LytTR family DNA-binding domain-containing protein, with amino-acid sequence MKRIDYPDESEIIYLKGVVNYTEFHLKNGRKQVSSSTLRKHHENHSHFLRVSKSHVLNPKYIKRIDSSGSCIVVELKTGNKVQVSRRRQEVLNSYLT; translated from the coding sequence ATGAAAAGAATAGATTACCCAGATGAAAGCGAAATTATTTACCTAAAAGGTGTTGTGAATTACACCGAATTCCACCTTAAAAATGGAAGGAAACAGGTTTCCAGTTCTACATTAAGAAAGCATCATGAAAACCATTCTCATTTCTTGAGAGTGAGTAAATCTCATGTTCTAAATCCAAAATACATTAAACGTATAGATAGTAGCGGTAGCTGTATTGTGGTGGAACTGAAAACTGGAAATAAAGTGCAAGTAAGTAGAAGAAGACAAGAAGTTTTGAATTCATATTTAACTTAA
- a CDS encoding sensor histidine kinase: MIQLKILLLFCLAFCGSKTFSKPIPLVASEIGKQHALENYQTFTDSTKQLSIQEIRKRFEDGDFTPVKRYNYSQAIGDFNYWTHLSLQNNTQEELELVLECATINIDSFTVFLYQKDSLISQVGLKGKNDNIYSRKNYFIQNALPIILTQSQENYDVLILTNKKRGLMYSKFLLYNLEDYTRKENYTHSKMLFLLGIGCIAIFIGLLIFIYKRNVLYIYFILSLIFKLYSLICNFSFESYLNIYTPTNFSWGTSNLLYFIFQFLFYDKLIAINKFKKSTYCLVAILLIISTTHIFNIQSANIYRLFNIVSLLVAIIFFFIIFKNLNRKDIFTWVYLLAVAPYFISFLLMIAFIFFNKDLYNSLSVNSSNLYYLIILYEIIVFLFLIIYKQYYIYLDSIKLRKSLNIAQVKIISSQEKERKNIAENLHDDLGGTLSTLKGKAHEENISPDIKLLIEKSIKDLRNVSRNLLPPDFEKQGLIDSIKDNLDLLSSNTTTKFIFITFGKEVKMTPERSINIYRIINEIANNILKHSNVKLATIQLIYYPEKLLIITEDEQLVKNNLNQNNGIGLSNILSRLEYLEANIIQFATINSYNYIFEIPYDTKQGF; the protein is encoded by the coding sequence TTGATACAACTAAAAATCTTACTGCTTTTTTGTCTAGCATTTTGCGGAAGTAAAACGTTCTCAAAACCCATACCCCTAGTTGCATCGGAAATAGGTAAGCAGCATGCTCTAGAAAACTATCAAACATTCACAGATTCCACTAAACAACTAAGTATTCAAGAAATAAGAAAGCGGTTTGAGGACGGAGACTTTACTCCTGTTAAAAGATACAATTACAGTCAGGCCATAGGCGACTTCAACTATTGGACACATTTAAGTTTACAAAATAACACTCAAGAAGAATTAGAGTTGGTCTTAGAATGTGCCACTATTAATATCGATTCTTTTACAGTCTTTTTATATCAAAAAGATAGTTTGATTTCACAAGTTGGTTTAAAAGGGAAAAATGATAATATCTATTCTAGAAAGAATTATTTCATACAAAATGCTTTACCCATCATATTAACACAGTCTCAAGAAAACTATGATGTACTAATTCTAACGAATAAAAAAAGAGGGCTTATGTACTCCAAATTTCTGCTGTATAACCTAGAGGATTATACAAGAAAAGAAAACTATACCCATTCTAAGATGCTTTTTCTATTGGGCATAGGCTGCATAGCCATTTTCATAGGCCTTTTGATTTTCATTTACAAAAGGAATGTGCTGTATATATATTTCATTTTGAGTCTAATTTTTAAATTATACAGCCTCATCTGCAATTTCAGTTTTGAGTCTTATCTAAACATTTATACCCCCACAAATTTTTCATGGGGAACATCCAATTTGCTTTACTTTATTTTTCAATTTCTATTCTACGACAAACTCATTGCAATCAATAAATTTAAAAAATCTACTTATTGCTTAGTCGCAATACTATTAATCATATCTACCACGCACATTTTCAATATACAATCCGCTAACATCTACCGCCTTTTTAATATAGTATCCTTGCTTGTCGCTATTATTTTCTTTTTCATCATATTTAAAAACCTTAATCGGAAGGATATTTTCACATGGGTCTATCTATTAGCTGTGGCTCCCTATTTTATTTCTTTCCTTCTCATGATCGCCTTCATTTTCTTTAATAAAGACTTATACAATTCGCTCTCTGTCAATAGTTCTAATCTATATTATCTAATTATACTTTATGAAATAATAGTGTTCTTATTCCTGATTATTTACAAACAATACTACATCTATTTAGACTCTATAAAACTTAGGAAAAGTCTTAATATAGCTCAGGTCAAAATAATATCAAGTCAGGAAAAAGAAAGAAAGAATATTGCAGAAAACTTACATGATGACCTAGGAGGCACATTATCAACACTAAAAGGCAAAGCTCATGAAGAGAATATCAGCCCAGACATTAAGCTCTTAATTGAAAAGTCAATCAAAGATTTACGTAACGTTTCAAGAAACCTACTTCCTCCTGATTTTGAAAAACAAGGATTAATTGATTCCATCAAGGACAATCTTGACTTACTTAGCTCCAATACTACGACAAAATTTATCTTCATAACTTTTGGAAAAGAAGTCAAAATGACTCCAGAAAGAAGCATTAATATTTATCGAATCATAAATGAAATAGCCAATAATATTTTAAAACATTCTAATGTAAAATTAGCTACAATTCAGCTCATTTATTATCCCGAAAAACTATTGATTATAACTGAAGATGAACAACTTGTGAAAAATAATTTAAATCAAAACAATGGCATTGGATTAAGTAATATCTTATCAAGATTGGAATATTTAGAAGCCAATATTATCCAATTTGCAACTATAAATTCGTATAATTACATATTCGAAATACCTTATGATACTAAGCAAGGATTCTAG
- a CDS encoding response regulator transcription factor has protein sequence MKPTLVIADDHKLFNHGIREILSYDFEILHQVFESKDLIDSLIKHSPQLVLLDINLPKIDGFELAKEIKASFKTIKVVFLSMYSEPKFIKIAKEIPVDGYLLKDSTKEELVNGLKQVLAGNIFYDKKLETDIARPHQNDEYVKLFSLSPREIEIIKLIKLGRSSNEIANRLFLSPETIRTHRKNIHFKLGLTKASELIQFAKDNNI, from the coding sequence ATGAAGCCAACACTTGTTATTGCAGATGATCACAAACTTTTCAATCACGGAATCAGGGAAATCTTATCATATGACTTTGAAATCTTACATCAAGTCTTTGAAAGTAAAGACCTAATAGATTCGCTAATTAAGCATTCGCCACAGCTTGTTTTATTAGACATTAACTTACCTAAAATTGATGGCTTTGAGCTTGCAAAAGAAATTAAAGCATCTTTCAAGACTATTAAGGTAGTTTTCCTTTCCATGTATAGCGAACCAAAGTTCATTAAAATTGCAAAGGAAATACCAGTCGATGGTTACTTACTCAAAGACTCTACAAAAGAAGAACTTGTCAATGGCCTGAAACAAGTGTTAGCTGGAAATATTTTCTACGACAAAAAACTTGAAACTGATATTGCTCGTCCGCACCAAAACGATGAATATGTTAAACTTTTTTCTTTAAGTCCAAGGGAAATTGAAATCATCAAGCTTATAAAATTAGGCCGCTCTTCTAATGAAATTGCTAACAGGCTTTTTCTCAGTCCGGAAACTATCCGAACACATAGAAAAAATATACATTTCAAATTGGGACTGACAAAAGCATCCGAGTTAATTCAATTTGCGAAAGATAATAATATTTAA
- a CDS encoding TetR family transcriptional regulator C-terminal domain-containing protein — MAKSKKSIIDLYMNWTLEHGSAPENIYLFCKENKMEESDFYAEYASFKAVEKAVFSAFFQKTLEMLHANEAYQTYAPKERLLSFYFTFFELLTANRSYVLQSLPNSAVEFDKLSKLQDLRIHFKAYAKEIFTEYINTDVKRLEKIKSTTFQEASWAQLLFIMRFWVKDESPSFEKTDIFIEKAINATFELADNPPLKSVIDLGKFLYKEAIS, encoded by the coding sequence ATGGCAAAATCTAAAAAATCTATCATTGACCTTTATATGAATTGGACGCTTGAGCATGGCTCAGCACCTGAAAACATATACCTGTTTTGTAAAGAAAATAAAATGGAGGAATCGGATTTCTATGCCGAATATGCCTCTTTCAAAGCCGTTGAAAAAGCCGTTTTTTCAGCCTTCTTTCAGAAAACCTTAGAAATGCTTCATGCAAATGAGGCCTATCAAACCTACGCTCCTAAAGAGCGACTTTTAAGCTTCTACTTTACATTCTTTGAATTACTAACAGCAAACAGAAGCTACGTGCTTCAGTCATTGCCAAATTCGGCAGTAGAGTTTGACAAACTAAGCAAACTTCAAGATTTAAGAATTCACTTTAAGGCTTACGCCAAAGAGATTTTTACAGAATACATCAATACCGATGTAAAACGTTTAGAGAAAATTAAATCTACCACTTTTCAGGAAGCATCATGGGCTCAGTTACTCTTTATCATGCGTTTTTGGGTGAAAGATGAATCTCCAAGCTTTGAGAAAACAGACATTTTCATAGAAAAAGCCATCAACGCCACTTTCGAGTTGGCAGATAATCCTCCTTTAAAATCAGTCATAGATTTAGGCAAATTTCTTTACAAAGAAGCCATCTCATAA
- a CDS encoding ABC1 kinase family protein gives MKTIDSIPTGKISRAAKLVKTGVKVGGNYLKYYGNKLVDPELDKEALNASNAEDIYDGLKDLKGSALKAAQMLSMEKNLLPSAYVEKFSLSQFSVPPLSAPLVRKTFRKYFGKNPEEIFDEFSENSVNAASIGQVHKAVKDGKNLAVKIQYPGVADSISSDLALVKPIAVRMFNLKGADSEKYFKEVETKLEEETDYLLELKQSEEVSHACGHIPNLKFPRYYKEYSTDRILTMDWMDGLHLSEFAKINKDQTLANKIGQALWDFYMFQIHKLRKVHADPHPGNFLINDEGELIAIDFGCMKEIPEEFYTPYFELAKEENINNTALFNQSLKELEIIREDDSTEEAAYFSELFSELLGLFTKPFNQETFDFSDKTFFDQIAALGQKYAKSTELRKMNGNRGSKHFLYINRTFFGLYSLLHDLGSKVEINAYKLATV, from the coding sequence ATGAAAACCATTGACAGTATCCCTACGGGAAAAATAAGTAGAGCCGCTAAACTAGTTAAAACAGGAGTAAAAGTTGGTGGTAATTACCTTAAGTACTACGGCAATAAACTTGTTGACCCTGAATTAGATAAAGAAGCTTTAAACGCCAGCAATGCCGAAGATATTTACGATGGCTTAAAAGATTTGAAAGGTAGTGCACTTAAAGCCGCTCAAATGCTGAGCATGGAGAAAAACCTCCTGCCAAGTGCCTATGTAGAAAAATTCTCCTTATCGCAGTTTAGTGTACCTCCCCTTTCAGCACCATTAGTTAGAAAAACTTTCCGAAAGTATTTTGGCAAAAATCCTGAAGAAATATTTGATGAATTTTCAGAAAACTCAGTCAATGCCGCGAGTATAGGGCAAGTGCACAAAGCAGTAAAAGACGGAAAGAATTTAGCCGTAAAAATCCAGTATCCTGGTGTGGCAGATAGCATTTCATCTGACTTAGCTTTAGTGAAGCCTATAGCCGTAAGAATGTTTAACCTTAAAGGAGCCGACTCTGAAAAGTATTTCAAAGAAGTTGAAACCAAACTGGAAGAAGAAACTGATTATTTGCTAGAATTAAAACAAAGCGAAGAAGTTTCACATGCATGTGGGCACATCCCAAATTTAAAGTTTCCGCGTTATTATAAAGAATACTCTACAGACAGAATTCTGACCATGGACTGGATGGATGGACTACATCTGTCTGAGTTTGCTAAAATTAACAAAGACCAGACCTTGGCTAACAAAATTGGGCAAGCTCTTTGGGATTTTTATATGTTCCAGATTCATAAATTGCGTAAGGTTCATGCCGACCCACATCCAGGCAATTTCCTTATTAATGATGAAGGAGAGCTCATAGCCATTGATTTTGGCTGTATGAAAGAAATTCCAGAGGAATTCTACACGCCATATTTTGAACTAGCAAAAGAAGAGAATATTAATAACACAGCCTTGTTCAATCAAAGCTTAAAAGAGCTTGAAATCATTAGAGAAGACGACTCTACTGAGGAAGCAGCCTACTTTTCAGAACTGTTTAGTGAACTTCTTGGGCTATTTACCAAGCCTTTTAATCAAGAGACTTTTGATTTTTCAGACAAAACTTTCTTTGACCAAATAGCTGCTCTAGGTCAGAAGTATGCTAAAAGTACAGAGCTAAGAAAAATGAATGGAAATCGAGGAAGTAAACACTTCCTATATATCAATAGAACATTCTTTGGTCTCTACAGCTTACTGCACGACCTTGGTTCTAAAGTAGAAATTAATGCCTACAAGCTCGCCACTGTATGA
- a CDS encoding flavin reductase family protein: MKHINKSEFEAYERLYKINLLNSCSGFKSANLIGTRSSEGNDNVAIFSSVIHLGSSPALLGFIMRPTTVPRNTLENIIDTGFYTINHVSSSILEQAHQTSAKYAKEVSEFKETGLNPIIRNGFHAPFVKESPVQMAMKFVEELPIKRNGTILVIGEILDIYFEDEMLEDDGFLNLSTAGVLAINGLDAYCQPALIQRQNYARP, encoded by the coding sequence ATGAAACACATAAATAAGTCTGAATTTGAAGCATACGAGCGGCTGTACAAAATCAACCTGCTAAATTCCTGCTCTGGTTTTAAATCAGCTAACCTTATAGGAACCCGCTCTTCGGAAGGTAATGATAATGTAGCCATTTTCTCCTCCGTTATACATCTAGGCTCTTCACCTGCACTTTTAGGTTTTATTATGCGGCCTACCACTGTGCCACGAAATACCTTAGAAAATATCATAGACACAGGTTTTTATACCATAAATCATGTTAGCTCCTCCATTTTAGAGCAAGCCCATCAAACCTCCGCGAAATACGCCAAGGAAGTTTCTGAGTTTAAAGAAACAGGTTTAAACCCAATTATTCGAAACGGCTTTCACGCTCCTTTTGTGAAAGAATCTCCTGTACAAATGGCAATGAAATTTGTGGAAGAGCTACCCATTAAAAGGAACGGGACCATTTTAGTTATTGGAGAAATCCTTGACATCTATTTTGAAGATGAAATGTTAGAAGATGATGGCTTCCTAAACTTGAGTACTGCAGGGGTATTGGCTATTAACGGATTAGATGCTTACTGCCAGCCAGCTCTAATTCAACGTCAAAACTACGCACGACCTTAA
- a CDS encoding DUF7133 domain-containing protein: MKFNLIAIFLATFLLFGMKSSEEPSLPKSPEEEKASFELAEGFNIELAAAEPLVEDPVLINFDKKGRMWVVEMRAYMPNIDGTGEEEPIGRVSYLEDVDGDGEFDKRTTYADSLVLPRALYFYQDGVLIAENIPLWFYEDTNGDGKGDKRTLVDSTYGGNGLPEHSANGLLLGLDNWLYNAKSKYRYKRDGDKWIKEETEFRGQWGIAKDDFGKLYYNYNWSQLHADLVPPNYFNRNPNYESSSGIDQGLAVDRSIYPIHPTPAVNRGYIPGVLDEDKKLMEFTSACAPFVSRDKKYYQSDFYGNVLVCEPAGNLVKRNIITENGNYLDAEIAYYKKEFLASSDDRFRPSYITSGPDGAIYLVDMYRGISQHKAYMTEYLREQTLNKGLEKTIHLGRIWKITPDGFKSPSKPTEDLGTLSSEKLVAYLGHPLSWYRDNSQRLLLQQNRTDAKKSLVKLAKKGEASARIAALWILEGLDILDTDLCLALLTDKEPKVQANALRLLEPAALEHSKIRASIQKILRKVDTENNILALQVLLSSTSFDESFAIKTISHVLAQNGSDLLLRDAALTALNNREFALIKYINSDPEWDDVLDFKQIILEQLSGILVKRKDSKELAAFFELMQGVDGWQKEAFLMGASLQALSTENTPIALEEMPEIFKQDKLSTIKNLKRGFKWPGKVITETEETDRIKLDANGMKQFVAGRQTFLTYCAGCHGSDGGGMKRFAPPLAGSEWVTGNPERLALILLHGIEGAITVKGKVYDTPDILPVMPSHASLPGQDMANVMTYIRNEWGHSSEPVSPRTVGMLRLTSQGKVVPWTPEELNAKMAEKP, from the coding sequence ATGAAATTCAATCTAATTGCCATTTTTCTGGCAACATTTCTTCTATTTGGTATGAAAAGTTCTGAAGAGCCTTCACTGCCAAAAAGCCCTGAAGAAGAAAAAGCTTCATTCGAATTGGCCGAAGGCTTTAATATTGAGCTTGCTGCTGCAGAACCATTGGTAGAAGACCCTGTCCTTATAAACTTTGATAAAAAAGGCAGAATGTGGGTGGTGGAGATGCGAGCCTACATGCCAAACATTGACGGAACGGGAGAAGAAGAACCTATTGGTAGAGTTTCCTATTTAGAAGATGTAGATGGTGATGGCGAATTTGACAAAAGAACTACGTACGCCGATAGTTTGGTATTGCCCCGTGCACTATATTTCTATCAAGACGGCGTATTGATTGCTGAAAACATTCCCCTTTGGTTTTATGAAGATACCAATGGCGATGGAAAAGGAGATAAAAGAACTTTGGTTGACAGCACCTATGGTGGCAATGGCCTTCCAGAACACTCTGCAAACGGGCTTTTACTTGGATTAGATAATTGGCTTTATAATGCCAAATCAAAATATAGGTATAAACGAGATGGCGACAAATGGATAAAAGAAGAAACAGAATTTAGAGGGCAGTGGGGAATAGCGAAAGATGATTTCGGGAAATTATACTACAACTATAACTGGTCGCAACTACACGCCGACCTCGTACCTCCAAACTACTTTAATAGAAACCCAAACTATGAAAGTTCTTCTGGAATTGACCAAGGATTGGCCGTAGATAGAAGTATTTATCCTATCCACCCTACGCCTGCGGTAAACAGAGGTTACATACCTGGTGTACTTGACGAAGACAAAAAATTGATGGAATTCACCTCCGCCTGTGCACCTTTTGTGAGTCGAGATAAAAAGTATTATCAAAGTGATTTCTACGGTAATGTATTGGTTTGCGAACCTGCTGGTAACCTCGTCAAAAGAAATATCATCACCGAAAACGGAAATTATCTTGATGCTGAAATAGCTTATTATAAAAAAGAATTCCTTGCTTCTTCTGACGACAGATTCAGACCATCATATATTACCTCGGGCCCTGACGGAGCCATTTATCTGGTAGATATGTATAGAGGCATTAGCCAACACAAGGCCTATATGACAGAATATTTGCGTGAACAAACACTCAACAAAGGCCTAGAAAAGACTATTCATTTAGGAAGAATATGGAAGATAACACCAGACGGCTTTAAAAGTCCTTCTAAACCTACTGAAGATTTAGGCACACTAAGCAGTGAAAAATTAGTGGCCTATTTAGGTCATCCTCTAAGCTGGTATAGAGACAATAGTCAGCGATTATTACTACAACAAAACAGAACAGATGCTAAGAAGTCACTAGTCAAATTGGCTAAAAAAGGAGAAGCTTCTGCTCGTATAGCCGCTCTCTGGATTTTAGAAGGGCTTGATATACTAGATACAGACTTATGCCTAGCACTTTTAACCGACAAAGAACCAAAAGTACAAGCGAATGCCCTACGCCTTTTAGAACCAGCTGCTTTAGAACATTCAAAAATCAGAGCTTCCATTCAAAAGATATTGCGTAAAGTAGATACCGAAAACAACATACTCGCTCTCCAAGTATTACTCTCTTCCACCTCCTTTGATGAAAGCTTTGCCATCAAAACCATTAGTCATGTTTTGGCTCAAAACGGCTCAGATTTACTTTTAAGAGACGCCGCTCTGACCGCTCTAAATAATAGAGAATTTGCCCTGATAAAATATATCAATAGCGACCCTGAATGGGATGATGTATTGGATTTCAAACAAATTATACTAGAACAGCTTTCTGGTATTTTGGTCAAAAGAAAGGATTCTAAAGAACTTGCTGCCTTTTTTGAATTAATGCAAGGTGTAGACGGTTGGCAAAAAGAAGCTTTTCTTATGGGGGCTTCTTTACAAGCCCTCAGTACCGAAAACACGCCCATTGCCTTAGAAGAAATGCCTGAAATATTTAAGCAGGATAAGTTAAGTACCATCAAAAACTTAAAACGAGGATTTAAATGGCCTGGAAAAGTCATAACTGAAACAGAAGAAACCGACCGCATTAAACTTGATGCCAACGGCATGAAACAGTTTGTGGCAGGAAGACAAACGTTCCTTACCTACTGTGCCGGCTGTCATGGTTCTGATGGTGGTGGCATGAAACGTTTTGCTCCGCCACTCGCAGGCTCCGAATGGGTTACAGGAAATCCTGAAAGACTAGCCCTTATTCTGCTACACGGTATTGAAGGTGCCATAACCGTAAAAGGTAAGGTCTATGACACACCAGACATTTTGCCAGTTATGCCTTCACACGCCAGTTTACCTGGACAAGATATGGCAAACGTCATGACCTATATCAGAAACGAATGGGGACATTCTTCAGAACCTGTGTCTCCTAGAACTGTAGGTATGCTAAGATTAACCAGCCAAGGCAAAGTGGTACCATGGACACCCGAAGAACTCAATGCTAAAATGGCCGAAAAACCCTAA